The Euphorbia lathyris chromosome 2, ddEupLath1.1, whole genome shotgun sequence genome includes a window with the following:
- the LOC136216815 gene encoding kinesin-like protein KIN-UB, translating to MASNGYRNGTSKTSMKPLASNLKSSSFKPRLNSSGSVLRRSTPGSFISNAGDDGVPGRVRVAVRLRPRNAEELVADADFADCVELLPECKRLKLRKNNWDADTYEFDEVLTEFASQKRVYEVVAKPVVESVLDGYNGTVMAYGQTGTGKTFTIGHIGDDDTSARGIMVRAMEDILADISPETDSISVSYLQLYMEAIQDLLDPTNDNISIVEDPRTGDVSLPGATLVEIRNQQSFVELLRLGEAHRIAANTKLNTESSRSHAILMVHVRRSVAGREDSVSNEIDNSSHLVKPVKPLVRRSKLVLVDLAGSERVHKSGSEGHMLEEAKCINLSLSALGKCINALAENSAHVPVRDSKLTRLLKDSFGGTARTSLVVTIGPSPRHRGETTSTILFGQRAMKVENMLKIKEEFDYKSLSRKLEIHVDKLIAENERQQKAFDDDVDKINQEAENRIAEVERTFAEALEKERLKCQMEYMESVKELEEKMVANQKKHNCDGFINDKCNEARPGASGSEEVSEIRKLLHNEIELRKAAEEEVNKLKSQLENFMQSMAGGDEEIVKLHMLLDDEAHQKKKLEEEIMALRSQLIQLTLEADQTRCLDRGVSGNAFASLDSFVSQVKNSQFKENGNGQKAPVTTLSEQVGLQKILSFLESDDANVRIHAVKVVANLAAEESNQQRIVEAGGLTSLLMLLRSFDDETVRRVAAGAIANLAMNEANQELIMAQGGISLLSMTAADAEDPQTLRMVAGAIANLCGNDKLQMRLRTEGGIKALLGMVRCGHPDVLSQVARGIANFAKCESRASTQGSKSGRSLLIEDGALPWIVQNANDESAPIRRHIELALCHLAQHEVNAKEMISGGALWELVRISRDCSREDIRSLARKTLNSSPTFRSEMRRLRIEC from the exons ATGGCTTCCAATGGCTATAGAAATGGCACTTCAAAGACATCGATGAAGCCACTTGCTTCTAATTTGAAATCATCTTCTTTTAAACCCAGACTTAATTCTTCGGGATCTGTGCTTCGCCGGAGTACCCCCGGTTCTTTCATCTCTAACGCCGGAGATGACGGAG TACCTGGAAGAGTTCGAGTGGCAGTAAGATTACGGCCACGAAATGCAGAAGAGTTGGTGGCGGATGCTGATTTCGCTGATTGCGTGGAATTGCTGCCAGAG TGTAAGAGGTTGAAACTACGAAAAAACAATTGGGATGCAGATACTTATGAATTTGACGAAGTACTGACTGAATTTGCTTCACAGAAGCGTGTATATGAAGTTGTTGCCAAGCCTGTTGTTGAG AGCGTCCTAGATGGTTACAATGGAACTGTGATGGCATATGGTCAGACTGGTACAGGGAAAACTTTTACTATTGGACACATTGGAGATGATGATACATCTGCACGGGGGATCATGGTTCGAGCAATGGAGGACATTTTAGCAGATATTTCTCCAGAGACCGATTCTATTTCAGTCTCATATTTGCAG CTTTATATGGAGGCGATTCAGGACCTCCTTGACCCGACTAATGATAATATTAGCATCGTGGAGGATCCCAGAACTGGTGATGTTTCATTACCTGGGGCAACTCTTGTAGAAATCAGAAACCAGCAGAGTTTTGTGGAGCTGCTAAGATTAGGAGAAGCTCATCGAATTGCTGCTAATACAAAATTGAATACCGAATCATCTCGTAGTCATGCTATTCTCATG GTTCATGTCAGGAGGTCAGTTGCAGGACGAGAAGATTCAGTTTCAAATGAGATTGATAATTCTTCTCACTTGGTCAAACCTGTGAAGCCACTTGTTCGCAGGAGCAAGCTGGTGCTGGTAGACTTGGCTGGTTCAGAGCGTGTTCATAAGTCAG gaAGTGAGGGGCATATGCTAGAAGAAGCCAAGTGTATTAATCTCTCACTTAGTGCATTAGGAAAGTGCATAAATGCATTGGCAGAGAATAGTGCTCATGTGCCAGTTCGTGATTCAAAGCTCACTAGGCTGCTCAAGGATTCATTTGGAG GCACAGCAAGAACTTCATTAGTTGTGACCATTGGCCCATCCCCTCGCCATCGAGGAGAGACTACAAGTACTATATTGTTTGGACAACGG GCGATGAAGGTTgaaaatatgttaaaaataaaagaagagtTTGATTACAAAAGTTTATCTCGGAAACTTGAAATACACGTGGATAAGCTCATTGCAGAAAATGAAAGACAACAGAAAGCTTTTGATGATGATgttgataaaataaatcaaGAAGCAGAAAATCGTATTGCTGAGGTTGAAAGAACCTTTGCAGAAGCCTTAGAG AAAGAGAGACTAAAATGCCAGATGGAATACATGGAATCAGTGAAGGAGTTGGAGGAGAAAATGGTGGCTAATCAGAAAAAGCATAACTGTGATGGTTTTATCAATGATAAATGCAATGAGGCG AGGCCTGGTGCTTCTGGTTCTGAGGAAGTTTCTGAGATAAGAAAGTTGCTTCACAATGAAATTGAACTAAGAAAGGCTGCTGAAGAGGAGGTCAACAAGCTTAAGAGTCAGTTAGAGAATTTTATGCAGTCTATG GCTGGTGGAGATGAAGAGATAGTAAAGCTTCACATGCTTTTGGACGATGAGGCTCATCAGAAAAAGAAATTAGAAGAAGAAATTATGGCTTTACGAAGTCAGTTAATACAATTGACTCTTGAAGCTGATCAG ACAAGATGTCTTGATAGAGGTGTGTCTGGAAATGCCTTTGCCAGTTTGGATTCTTTTGTTTCTCAAGTTAAGAATTCCCAGTTTAAAGAGAACGGAAATGGTCAAAAAGCACCAGTGACAACACTTTCTGAACAAG TTGGATTGCAAAAGATTTTGTCGTTCCTCGAGTCAGATGATGCCAATGTACGGATTCATGCAGTAAAAGTTGTGGCTAACCTTGCAGCTGAAG AATCAAATCAGCAAAGGATTGTTGAAGCGGGTGGTCTTACTTCCTTGCTAATGCTTCTTAGAAGCTTTGACGATGAAACTGTTCGCAGAGTTGCAGCTGGTGCAATTGCCAATCTTGCAATGAATG AAGCTAATCAAGAACTCATAATGGCTCAAGGGGGAATCAGTTTATTGTCTATGACAGCAGCTGATGCTGAGGATCCACAGACTCTTCGCATGGTAGCTGGAGCTATTGCAAATTTGTGCGGAAATG ATAAGCTACAGATGAGGCTGAGGACTGAAGGTGGGATCAAGGCGTTGCTTGGAATGGTGAGGTGTGGACATCCTGATGTTCTCTCTCAAGTTGCACGTGGAATTGCAAACTTCGCAAAATGTGAATCACGAGCGTCCACACAAG GATCAAAAAGTGGGAGATCCCTTCTAATAGAAGATGGTGCACTTCCATGGATCGTGCAAAATGCTAACGATGAGTCTGCGCCAATCAGACGTCACATTGAGCTTGCTCTATGTCACTTGGCACAACACG AAGTAAATGCAAAGGAGATGATTAGTGGAGGTGCACTGTGGGAGCTAGTTCGCATCTCACGAGACTGTTCTCGAGAGGACATAAGGAGTCTTGCTCGAAAAACTCTGAATTCGAGCCCTACATTTAGATCTGAAATGCGTAGGTTACGAATAGAGTGTTGA